One segment of Synechococcus sp. MU1617 DNA contains the following:
- a CDS encoding CYTH domain-containing protein, protein MALEIERRFLVRSDAWRSSAGPAQPLRQGYLAASAEGVTVRMRLRGTDQAWLTLKAAADAVGLVRHEFEYPIPVADAEALWDLAPHRLDKVRYALDCPGGDWVVDCFQAENAPLVLAEVELASAQEDLHIPPWCGEEITGESRWSNAVLAQHPVQSWPEEQRRRFGWS, encoded by the coding sequence ATGGCCCTTGAGATTGAACGGCGCTTTCTGGTGCGGTCAGATGCCTGGCGCAGCAGTGCTGGCCCGGCACAGCCCCTGCGTCAGGGCTACCTGGCCGCCAGTGCCGAAGGTGTGACGGTGCGGATGCGCCTGCGTGGCACTGATCAGGCCTGGCTCACCCTGAAGGCTGCTGCTGATGCCGTTGGCCTGGTGCGCCACGAGTTCGAATATCCGATCCCCGTGGCGGATGCCGAAGCCCTCTGGGATCTGGCGCCCCACCGCCTGGACAAAGTCCGCTACGCCTTGGATTGCCCTGGTGGTGACTGGGTGGTGGATTGTTTCCAGGCTGAGAACGCTCCCTTGGTGCTGGCGGAGGTGGAGCTGGCATCGGCCCAGGAGGATCTGCATATTCCGCCCTGGTGCGGAGAGGAGATCACCGGAGAGTCCCGCTGGAGCAATGCGGTGCTGGCCCAGCATCCCGTTCAGTCCTGGCCCGAGGAGCAGCGTCGCCGTTTTGGCTGGTCCTAA
- a CDS encoding NAD(+) kinase: MRLDRVWVIYRADSQPAQREARQCAKELKALGSHVVTAMSGPRVNPFPGLLAVEESFPDLALVLGGDGTVLGAARHLAVHDIPILSINVGGHLGFLTHDRRVLRGDQIWQRLQDDQFAIERRMMLQAMVDRRSAEDRAASPGLLQQPDLEDDEEHHWAFNDFYLRAYRDEISPTCTLELEIDGEVIDQVRGDGLILSTPTGSTGYALAAGGPILHPGIDAIIVAPICPMSLSSRTLVVPPRARLAIWPLGAGDHRIKLWKDGVGCTVLEPGECCVVQQARHHALMVLLNQSPSYYRTLSHKLHWAGSLHAAQPSQN; encoded by the coding sequence ATGCGTCTCGATCGGGTCTGGGTGATCTATCGGGCCGACAGCCAGCCTGCCCAGCGTGAAGCCAGGCAATGTGCCAAAGAGCTGAAAGCTCTGGGCTCCCACGTGGTCACTGCGATGTCGGGGCCGCGGGTGAATCCTTTCCCCGGCTTGCTGGCTGTTGAGGAGTCGTTTCCAGACCTGGCGCTGGTGCTGGGGGGGGATGGCACGGTGCTCGGAGCCGCTCGCCACCTGGCGGTGCATGACATCCCGATCCTCAGCATCAATGTGGGAGGCCATCTGGGCTTTCTCACCCACGACCGCCGTGTGTTGCGCGGCGATCAGATCTGGCAACGCCTTCAGGACGATCAGTTCGCGATCGAACGGCGCATGATGCTTCAGGCGATGGTGGATCGCCGCTCTGCAGAGGACCGTGCGGCCTCCCCCGGTCTGCTGCAACAGCCGGATTTGGAAGACGATGAAGAGCACCACTGGGCCTTCAACGACTTCTACCTCCGGGCCTACCGCGATGAGATTTCGCCTACTTGCACCCTGGAGCTCGAGATCGATGGGGAAGTGATCGACCAGGTGCGTGGTGACGGTCTGATTCTCTCCACCCCCACGGGGTCCACCGGGTACGCCCTTGCGGCAGGGGGGCCCATTCTTCATCCCGGCATCGATGCCATCATCGTCGCCCCGATCTGCCCGATGAGCCTCTCCAGCCGAACGCTGGTGGTGCCGCCCCGGGCCAGGTTGGCGATCTGGCCGCTGGGGGCTGGGGATCACCGCATCAAGCTGTGGAAGGACGGTGTGGGCTGCACGGTGCTCGAACCAGGAGAGTGCTGTGTTGTTCAGCAGGCGCGCCACCATGCCCTGATGGTGTTGCTCAATCAAAGCCCGTCGTATTACCGAACCCTGTCCCACAAGCTGCACTGGGCGGGAAGCCTGCATGCGGCTCAGCCCTCGCAGAATTGA